A part of Fundulus heteroclitus isolate FHET01 chromosome 23, MU-UCD_Fhet_4.1, whole genome shotgun sequence genomic DNA contains:
- the mtus1a gene encoding microtubule-associated tumor suppressor 1 homolog A isoform X1: MERGLMDSQGNQACSTNMMDYSAVSGRRFSSELESHRDSEMAEPFNLPSVPFKRAALTPQGDRRFPASPDSDGTSSQSEREARGSPYINTDHGLNEQSSVGSSHTSAAQQDLVTVLTSDMNAAFIVTPVNGSQKSWNKSVSCAHNRQTGSETFKRFLKRKEDDGRNEMVSSESAGREGELSSSDLSCRGSSGNECISVSSGEMVIRSHSFCLEEQSLTALSSLEDSSISPAASCVPSESNLLSATLPDVCKTSTERRTKQSMGHRSLGETFTLEKSTEKLAEEDDAAALSPLVPLPSESEGGLFMTFICESPTDQTQQAECCGAEAEPRGSEGLTPELGKTFMSTISEMLDSDDDVHTSTPVQSAGSNMPKLSYVSPCIENANNPGLQLAKKQQTSASSKGRPVAGVTPSLCKVKKADSQKAPKSDVGTARAKVLTRMSQQAATPGAAKPQKPPQVNKSAFRTTPARVMSRNPGVCAISKPSVPNGQANERAAPPGVTVKQLSGPDAASSHDPRPAVKEHAPTVQSSKSSFRGTQASVGQVSEASAQHAASLSCASRAEKSPARSGRVDPKPTPRRDVPSKTGFSSGSASGQDRPNVSRTRSRCFSESTSISRPPKEKKAGQWVTASFTAPRDDGVRSSARAGSSQHKHVEEASSPADSSRGAKKISLVAEPSRSTTAGAALNNSKGRAEGQASPRPGRGAALTQPPAARPSLLPGRQIQGALQRAVSRISRTVGNAQRNIKSEVASPGSHRAQATEEPSVGMKLQQNASKAPQTPSRPSLMGPPLTPAVKLPRKFPGLCQDSKGASGSPCFHLDQQVSGGALQKPTVLKSFVLKARLLSTSAKNSGSAVTTACRSAASTSNGSSASAVSPLKKTNYGKPVAQTPAVDRSKPKTSSRQPQQQYPHPAKGAGSQTVAQGSVLQDERRDQNIQQLKELLTASNRRFQALAVVLQQTLAERDEATRQCGKLSEELVSLKGELACSVHSSECLQREKEELRAALQDATRTLQEEHQKELAELEQRLQAVYKAECDSVLLSYKEEAKKYKTVMQQQMEDLKADHEALKLQLESSHAEELQSVRQQYEMSMEELRKVHTQEMLSFEQALKDAEAAVSAQIQELTVENNVLLEKLAAEESRRRELGENTQKDSHTLYLEKELESLKVVLDLKNKQLHQQEKKLLEIGKLTERNVKLDEFLIKVQQENEDLKARMERHAALSRQLSTEQAVLQESLQKESKVNKRLSMENEELLWKLHNGDLSSPRRVSPGPTSPSHPFKLQSPRSSVVFSSPPVSPR, translated from the exons ATGGAGAGGGGCCTTATGGATTCTCAAG GCAATCAGGCTTGCTCAACAAATATGATGGATTACAGCGCCGTCAGTGGAAGGAGATTTTCCTCTGAACTTGAATCGCATCGCGACTCTGAAATGGCTGAGCCATTTAATTTACCAAGTGTCCCCTTTAAGCGCGCCGCCCTCACCCCACAGGGAGACAGACGCTTTCCTGCATCACCCGACTCCGACGGTACGTCCAGCCAGAGTGAAAGAGAAGCCAGAGGCTCGCCTTACATCAACACAGACCACGGCCTAAATGAACAATCCTCCGTGGGTAGCAGCCACACTTCTGCTGCACAGCAGGATCTTGTCACTGTTCTAACTTCAGACATGAATGCAGCTTTTATCGTAACACCTGTAAATGGAAGTCAGAAGTCCTGGAACAAAAGCGTGAGCTGCGCTCATAATAGACAAACTGGATCTGAGACGTTTAAGAGATTTCTCAAGCGCAAAGAAGACGATGGTAGAAATGAAATGGTCTCTTCAGAATCGGCCGGACGAGAAGGCGAGCTGAGCTCAAGTGACCTGTCCTGTAGAGGATCCAGTGGGAATGAATGCATCTCCGTAAGCTCCGGAGAAATGGTGATAAGAAGTCACAGTTTTTGTCTGGAGGAACAATCCCTCACAGCCCTCTCCTCGCTGGAGGATTCCAGCATTTCTCCTGCCGCAAGCTGCGTGCCCTCAGAATCCAACCTGTTGTCAGCAACTCTGCCGGACGTCTGCAAAACCTCCACAGAGAGGAGGACCAAGCAGAGCATGGGCCATCGTAGTCTGGGTGAGACTTTCACTCTGGAAAAAAGCACGGAGAAGCTCGCTGAGGAAGATGACGCTGCAGCACTCAGCCCTCTGGTTCCACTGCCAAGTGAAAGTGAAGGAGGTCTTTTCATGACCTTTATCTGCGAGTCGCCTACGGATCAGACGCAACAGGCCGAGTGTTGTGGTGCCGAAGCAGAGCCTCGGGGTTCAGAAGGGCTTACCCCAGAACTCGGCAAAACCTTCATGTCCACTATTTCAGAAATGCTGGACAGCGATGATGACGTTCATACGTCCACTCCAGTGCAAAGCGCCGGGAGCAACATGCCGAAGCTCTCCTACGTCTCTCCTTGCATTGAAAACGCTAACAATCCAGGTCTCCAGCTGGCGAAAAAGCAGCAAACATCTGCCTCTTCTAAAGGCCGTCCCGTCGCAGGTGTTACACCTTCACTGTGCAAAGTCAAGAAAGCAGATTCACAGAAGGCTCCCAAATCGGACGTCGGTACTGCGAGAGCTAAAGTCTTAACTAGAATGTCGCAGCAAGCAGCCACGCCAGGCGCTGCTAAACCACAGAAGCCCCCGCAGGTTAATAAAAGCGCTTTTAGGACCACTCCTGCAAGGGTTATGAGCAGAAATCCGGGTGTTTGTGCTATCTCTAAACCATCTGTTCCTAACGGACAGGCTAACGAAAGAGCTGCTCCTCCAGGAGTCACTGTGAAACAGCTAAGTGGGCCGGATGCAGCGTCTTCACACGACCCCCGCCCAGCTGTCAAAGAGCACGCTCCAACGGTCCAGAGCAGCAAAAGCAGCTTCCGCGGGACGCAAGCATCCGTCGGCCAAGTGTCAGAGGCATCGGCACAACACGCTGCCAGCCTGAGCTGTGCTTCACGTGCGGAGAAATCCCCCGCCAGAAGTGGCCGAGTGGATCCCAAACCCACACCCAGGAGGGATGTCCCGAGCAAAACCGGCTTCAGTTCAGGCTCAGCTTCAGGCCAAGACAGGCCTAATGTCAGCAGGACGCGTTCTCGCTGTTTCTCTGAGAGCACGTCAATATCTAGGCCACCCAAGGAGAAGAAAGCAGGTCAGTGGGTCACAGCGAGTTTCACCGCTCCTCGAGATGATGGCGTCAGGAGTTCAGCCAGAGCAGGCTCTTCTCAACATAAACACGTCGAAGAGGCGAGCAGTCCTGCTGACTCCTCAAGAGGAGCAAAGAAGATCAGTCTGGTG GCAGAGCCCAGCAGATCGACCACAGCAGGAGCCGCACTGAACAACAGTAAAGGTAGAGCTGAAGGCCAGGCCTCGCCCAGACCAGGGAGAGGAGCAGCGCTGACCCAGCCTCCAGCGGCCAGACCAAGCCTTCTGCCAGGCAGGCAGATACAGGGAGCGCTGCAAAGGGCTGTCagcaggatctcaagaactgttgGCAATGCCCAAAGGAATATAAAGAGTGAAG TTGCATCACCAGGCAGTCACAGAGCCCAGGCCACAGAGGAACCATCCGTAGGCATGAAGCTTCAGCAAAATGCATCCAAGGCTCCTCAAACTCCCAGTCGCCCCTCTCTTATGGGCCCGCCCTTAACTCCTGCTGTTAAACTACCAAGGAAGTTCCCGGGTCTGTGTCAGGACTCTAAGGGTGCATCAG GATCACCATGTTTTCATCTGGACCAGCAGG TCTCTGGCGGAGCGCTACAGAAGCCAACGGTGCTTAAATCCTTTGTCCTGAAAGCAAGACTCCTTTCAACCTCGGCAAAAAACAGCGGATCAG CTGTGACTACAGCATGCAGGTCTGCAGCTTCCACAAGCAACGGATCTTCAGCTTCTGCTGTCAGTCCGCTAAAGAAGACTAATTACGGAAAACCTGTTGCCCAAACGCCTGCTG TGGACAGGAGCAAACCCAAGACCAGCTCTAGGCAACCTCAGCAGCAATACCCCCACCCAGCGAAGGGTGCTGGGTCTCAGACTGTGGCACAGGGTAGTGTCCTACAGGATGAGAGGAGAGACCAGAACATCCAGCAGCTCAAAGAGCTCCTCACAGCCAGCAACCGCAGGTTTCAGGCACTCGCCGTCGTTTTGCAGCAAACTTTGGCAGAG CGTGATGAAGCCACCAGGCAGTGTGGAAAGCTGTCTGAGGAACTGGTCAGCCTTAAAGGAGAGCTGG CTTGTTCTGTCCACTCGTCTGAGTGCCTGCAAAGGGAAAAGGAAGAATTACGCGCTGCTCTGCAGGATGCAACGCGGACACTGCAGGAAGAGCACCAGAAGGAGCTGGCTGAGCTGGAGCAGAGGCTGCAGGCTGTCTACAAGGCTGAATGCGACAGCGTTCTCCTCTCCTATAAGGAGGAGGCCAAAAAGTACAAGACTGTCATGCAGCAGCAG atggaaGACCTGAAAGCAGATCATGAGGCCTTGAAGCTGCAACTAGAGAGCAGCCATGCAGAAGAGCTGCAGTCTGTTAGACAGCAGTATGAGATGTCTATGGAAG AACTCAGGAAAGTCCACACTCAGGAGATGCTGTCTTTTGAGCAGGCCCTAAAAGATGCAGAAGCTGCAGTTTCT GCACAGATTCAGGAGCTGACTGTAGAGAATAATGTCCTGTTAGAGAAACTAGCGGCagaggagagcaggaggagagaaCTGGGTGAAAACACTCAG AAGGACTCTCACACTCTGTATctggagaaggagctggagaGTCTCAAAGTAGTGCTggatctgaaaaacaaacagcttcacCAGCAGGAGAAGAAACTGCTGGAGATTGGCAAACTG ACGGAGAGAAATGTGAAGTTGGATGAATTCCTCATAAAGGTCCAGCAAGAGAATGAGGACCTGAAAGCCCGAATGGAAAGGCACGCCGCGCTGTCGAG GCAGCTGTCCACGGAGCAGGCCGTGCTGCAGGAGTCCCTCCAGAAGGAGTCCAAGGTCAACAAGCGGCTGTCTATGGAGAACGAGGAGCTGCTCTGGAAGCTCCATAACGGAGACCTGAGTAGCCCCCGCAGGGTGTCCCCTGGCCCTACCTCACCCTCCCACCCCTTCAAGCTGCAGTCCCCCCGCAGCTCCGTCGTCTTCTCCAGCCCACCCGTCTCCCCCAGATAA
- the mtus1a gene encoding microtubule-associated tumor suppressor 1 homolog A isoform X2, producing the protein MERGLMDSQGNQACSTNMMDYSAVSGRRFSSELESHRDSEMAEPFNLPSVPFKRAALTPQGDRRFPASPDSDGTSSQSEREARGSPYINTDHGLNEQSSVGSSHTSAAQQDLVTVLTSDMNAAFIVTPVNGSQKSWNKSVSCAHNRQTGSETFKRFLKRKEDDGRNEMVSSESAGREGELSSSDLSCRGSSGNECISVSSGEMVIRSHSFCLEEQSLTALSSLEDSSISPAASCVPSESNLLSATLPDVCKTSTERRTKQSMGHRSLGETFTLEKSTEKLAEEDDAAALSPLVPLPSESEGGLFMTFICESPTDQTQQAECCGAEAEPRGSEGLTPELGKTFMSTISEMLDSDDDVHTSTPVQSAGSNMPKLSYVSPCIENANNPGLQLAKKQQTSASSKGRPVAGVTPSLCKVKKADSQKAPKSDVGTARAKVLTRMSQQAATPGAAKPQKPPQVNKSAFRTTPARVMSRNPGVCAISKPSVPNGQANERAAPPGVTVKQLSGPDAASSHDPRPAVKEHAPTVQSSKSSFRGTQASVGQVSEASAQHAASLSCASRAEKSPARSGRVDPKPTPRRDVPSKTGFSSGSASGQDRPNVSRTRSRCFSESTSISRPPKEKKAGQWVTASFTAPRDDGVRSSARAGSSQHKHVEEASSPADSSRGAKKISLVAEPSRSTTAGAALNNSKGRAEGQASPRPGRGAALTQPPAARPSLLPGRQIQGALQRAVSRISRTVGNAQRNIKSEVASPGSHRAQATEEPSVGMKLQQNASKAPQTPSRPSLMGPPLTPAVKLPRKFPGLCQDSKGASVSGGALQKPTVLKSFVLKARLLSTSAKNSGSAVTTACRSAASTSNGSSASAVSPLKKTNYGKPVAQTPAVDRSKPKTSSRQPQQQYPHPAKGAGSQTVAQGSVLQDERRDQNIQQLKELLTASNRRFQALAVVLQQTLAERDEATRQCGKLSEELVSLKGELACSVHSSECLQREKEELRAALQDATRTLQEEHQKELAELEQRLQAVYKAECDSVLLSYKEEAKKYKTVMQQQMEDLKADHEALKLQLESSHAEELQSVRQQYEMSMEELRKVHTQEMLSFEQALKDAEAAVSAQIQELTVENNVLLEKLAAEESRRRELGENTQKDSHTLYLEKELESLKVVLDLKNKQLHQQEKKLLEIGKLTERNVKLDEFLIKVQQENEDLKARMERHAALSRQLSTEQAVLQESLQKESKVNKRLSMENEELLWKLHNGDLSSPRRVSPGPTSPSHPFKLQSPRSSVVFSSPPVSPR; encoded by the exons ATGGAGAGGGGCCTTATGGATTCTCAAG GCAATCAGGCTTGCTCAACAAATATGATGGATTACAGCGCCGTCAGTGGAAGGAGATTTTCCTCTGAACTTGAATCGCATCGCGACTCTGAAATGGCTGAGCCATTTAATTTACCAAGTGTCCCCTTTAAGCGCGCCGCCCTCACCCCACAGGGAGACAGACGCTTTCCTGCATCACCCGACTCCGACGGTACGTCCAGCCAGAGTGAAAGAGAAGCCAGAGGCTCGCCTTACATCAACACAGACCACGGCCTAAATGAACAATCCTCCGTGGGTAGCAGCCACACTTCTGCTGCACAGCAGGATCTTGTCACTGTTCTAACTTCAGACATGAATGCAGCTTTTATCGTAACACCTGTAAATGGAAGTCAGAAGTCCTGGAACAAAAGCGTGAGCTGCGCTCATAATAGACAAACTGGATCTGAGACGTTTAAGAGATTTCTCAAGCGCAAAGAAGACGATGGTAGAAATGAAATGGTCTCTTCAGAATCGGCCGGACGAGAAGGCGAGCTGAGCTCAAGTGACCTGTCCTGTAGAGGATCCAGTGGGAATGAATGCATCTCCGTAAGCTCCGGAGAAATGGTGATAAGAAGTCACAGTTTTTGTCTGGAGGAACAATCCCTCACAGCCCTCTCCTCGCTGGAGGATTCCAGCATTTCTCCTGCCGCAAGCTGCGTGCCCTCAGAATCCAACCTGTTGTCAGCAACTCTGCCGGACGTCTGCAAAACCTCCACAGAGAGGAGGACCAAGCAGAGCATGGGCCATCGTAGTCTGGGTGAGACTTTCACTCTGGAAAAAAGCACGGAGAAGCTCGCTGAGGAAGATGACGCTGCAGCACTCAGCCCTCTGGTTCCACTGCCAAGTGAAAGTGAAGGAGGTCTTTTCATGACCTTTATCTGCGAGTCGCCTACGGATCAGACGCAACAGGCCGAGTGTTGTGGTGCCGAAGCAGAGCCTCGGGGTTCAGAAGGGCTTACCCCAGAACTCGGCAAAACCTTCATGTCCACTATTTCAGAAATGCTGGACAGCGATGATGACGTTCATACGTCCACTCCAGTGCAAAGCGCCGGGAGCAACATGCCGAAGCTCTCCTACGTCTCTCCTTGCATTGAAAACGCTAACAATCCAGGTCTCCAGCTGGCGAAAAAGCAGCAAACATCTGCCTCTTCTAAAGGCCGTCCCGTCGCAGGTGTTACACCTTCACTGTGCAAAGTCAAGAAAGCAGATTCACAGAAGGCTCCCAAATCGGACGTCGGTACTGCGAGAGCTAAAGTCTTAACTAGAATGTCGCAGCAAGCAGCCACGCCAGGCGCTGCTAAACCACAGAAGCCCCCGCAGGTTAATAAAAGCGCTTTTAGGACCACTCCTGCAAGGGTTATGAGCAGAAATCCGGGTGTTTGTGCTATCTCTAAACCATCTGTTCCTAACGGACAGGCTAACGAAAGAGCTGCTCCTCCAGGAGTCACTGTGAAACAGCTAAGTGGGCCGGATGCAGCGTCTTCACACGACCCCCGCCCAGCTGTCAAAGAGCACGCTCCAACGGTCCAGAGCAGCAAAAGCAGCTTCCGCGGGACGCAAGCATCCGTCGGCCAAGTGTCAGAGGCATCGGCACAACACGCTGCCAGCCTGAGCTGTGCTTCACGTGCGGAGAAATCCCCCGCCAGAAGTGGCCGAGTGGATCCCAAACCCACACCCAGGAGGGATGTCCCGAGCAAAACCGGCTTCAGTTCAGGCTCAGCTTCAGGCCAAGACAGGCCTAATGTCAGCAGGACGCGTTCTCGCTGTTTCTCTGAGAGCACGTCAATATCTAGGCCACCCAAGGAGAAGAAAGCAGGTCAGTGGGTCACAGCGAGTTTCACCGCTCCTCGAGATGATGGCGTCAGGAGTTCAGCCAGAGCAGGCTCTTCTCAACATAAACACGTCGAAGAGGCGAGCAGTCCTGCTGACTCCTCAAGAGGAGCAAAGAAGATCAGTCTGGTG GCAGAGCCCAGCAGATCGACCACAGCAGGAGCCGCACTGAACAACAGTAAAGGTAGAGCTGAAGGCCAGGCCTCGCCCAGACCAGGGAGAGGAGCAGCGCTGACCCAGCCTCCAGCGGCCAGACCAAGCCTTCTGCCAGGCAGGCAGATACAGGGAGCGCTGCAAAGGGCTGTCagcaggatctcaagaactgttgGCAATGCCCAAAGGAATATAAAGAGTGAAG TTGCATCACCAGGCAGTCACAGAGCCCAGGCCACAGAGGAACCATCCGTAGGCATGAAGCTTCAGCAAAATGCATCCAAGGCTCCTCAAACTCCCAGTCGCCCCTCTCTTATGGGCCCGCCCTTAACTCCTGCTGTTAAACTACCAAGGAAGTTCCCGGGTCTGTGTCAGGACTCTAAGGGTGCATCAG TCTCTGGCGGAGCGCTACAGAAGCCAACGGTGCTTAAATCCTTTGTCCTGAAAGCAAGACTCCTTTCAACCTCGGCAAAAAACAGCGGATCAG CTGTGACTACAGCATGCAGGTCTGCAGCTTCCACAAGCAACGGATCTTCAGCTTCTGCTGTCAGTCCGCTAAAGAAGACTAATTACGGAAAACCTGTTGCCCAAACGCCTGCTG TGGACAGGAGCAAACCCAAGACCAGCTCTAGGCAACCTCAGCAGCAATACCCCCACCCAGCGAAGGGTGCTGGGTCTCAGACTGTGGCACAGGGTAGTGTCCTACAGGATGAGAGGAGAGACCAGAACATCCAGCAGCTCAAAGAGCTCCTCACAGCCAGCAACCGCAGGTTTCAGGCACTCGCCGTCGTTTTGCAGCAAACTTTGGCAGAG CGTGATGAAGCCACCAGGCAGTGTGGAAAGCTGTCTGAGGAACTGGTCAGCCTTAAAGGAGAGCTGG CTTGTTCTGTCCACTCGTCTGAGTGCCTGCAAAGGGAAAAGGAAGAATTACGCGCTGCTCTGCAGGATGCAACGCGGACACTGCAGGAAGAGCACCAGAAGGAGCTGGCTGAGCTGGAGCAGAGGCTGCAGGCTGTCTACAAGGCTGAATGCGACAGCGTTCTCCTCTCCTATAAGGAGGAGGCCAAAAAGTACAAGACTGTCATGCAGCAGCAG atggaaGACCTGAAAGCAGATCATGAGGCCTTGAAGCTGCAACTAGAGAGCAGCCATGCAGAAGAGCTGCAGTCTGTTAGACAGCAGTATGAGATGTCTATGGAAG AACTCAGGAAAGTCCACACTCAGGAGATGCTGTCTTTTGAGCAGGCCCTAAAAGATGCAGAAGCTGCAGTTTCT GCACAGATTCAGGAGCTGACTGTAGAGAATAATGTCCTGTTAGAGAAACTAGCGGCagaggagagcaggaggagagaaCTGGGTGAAAACACTCAG AAGGACTCTCACACTCTGTATctggagaaggagctggagaGTCTCAAAGTAGTGCTggatctgaaaaacaaacagcttcacCAGCAGGAGAAGAAACTGCTGGAGATTGGCAAACTG ACGGAGAGAAATGTGAAGTTGGATGAATTCCTCATAAAGGTCCAGCAAGAGAATGAGGACCTGAAAGCCCGAATGGAAAGGCACGCCGCGCTGTCGAG GCAGCTGTCCACGGAGCAGGCCGTGCTGCAGGAGTCCCTCCAGAAGGAGTCCAAGGTCAACAAGCGGCTGTCTATGGAGAACGAGGAGCTGCTCTGGAAGCTCCATAACGGAGACCTGAGTAGCCCCCGCAGGGTGTCCCCTGGCCCTACCTCACCCTCCCACCCCTTCAAGCTGCAGTCCCCCCGCAGCTCCGTCGTCTTCTCCAGCCCACCCGTCTCCCCCAGATAA